AGAGAGTTAATATGTGTAATAGCTACAGCAATAGCATCAGCAGCATCATCAGGTTTAGGAATCTCTTCTAGCTTTAAGATTTTTTGAACCATAAGTTGTACTTGTTTTTTATCTGCTTTACCATAACCAGTAATACCCATTTTAACTTGAAGTGGTGTATAACTCTCTATTTGCAAATTATTTTTTTTTCCAGCTAGGATTATAACACCTCTAGCTTGTCCAACGCTAATAACTGTTTTATTATTTTTAAAAAAGAAAAGTTCCTCAACAGCCATGAATTGTGGAGCATAAAAATCTATAATCTCTTCAAGTTCATTAAAAATTTGTAAAAGTCTATCTTCCATAGGAAGATTTTTATCTGTGAAAACACATCCGTATTTTATTAAATTAATTTTATTTTCTTTATAATCTACAATTGAATATCCAACGATTGCAGTACCTGGGTCAATACCTAAAATTCTCAAAAAAATCACCTCTAAAATAGTTTAGCATGAGATAAG
This genomic stretch from Cetobacterium somerae ATCC BAA-474 harbors:
- the ruvC gene encoding crossover junction endodeoxyribonuclease RuvC; amino-acid sequence: MRILGIDPGTAIVGYSIVDYKENKINLIKYGCVFTDKNLPMEDRLLQIFNELEEIIDFYAPQFMAVEELFFFKNNKTVISVGQARGVIILAGKKNNLQIESYTPLQVKMGITGYGKADKKQVQLMVQKILKLEEIPKPDDAADAIAVAITHINSLTNSLYTPKVAAPIKIEKEIKSNRMTAKEFRELLLKK